From the genome of Streptomyces xanthophaeus:
GCATCGAGGTGCGGGCAGGCACCAGCGGCGACGGCTTCGTGGCCGTCACCCCGGCCCGGGCGGGCGCCCTCGCGGCCGGGACCAAGGTGGTGATCGGGGTCGCACCCCGCGAGACCCGGGGGAAAACCAAGTGAGGCTCCTGTCCCGGCAGTCCAGGCAGCCCCGGCAGTCCTGGCAGCCGCGCCGGTTCCGGCCGTCCCCGCAGTCCTCCGGCGGCACGGGCGGCGAGTGCGGCGGCGAAAGCCCCGTGATCGAACTCCGCGGGGCCGGCCTCACCTACCCCGGGCCGCCGCCCGTCGCGGCCCTGCACCCCTGCGACCTGACCGTCCGGCGCGGCGAGTTCATCACCGTCGTCGGCCCCTCCGGCTCCGGGAAGTCCACCTTCCTCAACGTCGCCGGGCTGCTCGACTCCCCCACCAGCGGCCGCTACCTGCTCGACGGGATCGACACCGCCGCGCTCCCCGACCGGGAGCGCACCGCTCTGCGCGGCCGCCGGATCGGTTTCGTCTTCCAGTCCTTCCACCTCCTCCCCCACCGGTCCGCCCTGGAGAACGTCACCCTCGCCATGCTCTACACACAGGTCCCGCGCGCCCAGCGCCTCGTACGGGCCCGCGAGGCCCTCGACCAGGTCGGTCTCGGGCACCGGGCCGGCGCCGTGCCCGGCCGGCTGTCGGGCGGCGAGCGCCAGCGCGTGGCGATCGCCCGCGCCCTGGTCGGGCGCCCCTCGCTCCTGCTGTGCGACGAGCCGAGCGGCAATCTCGACTCCGTGAACGCCGCGTCCGTCCTCGGACTGCTGGACGAACTGCACGGAGCCGGGATGACCGTTCTCGTCATCACGCACGACCCCGAAGTGGCCCGGCGCGGCACCCGGACCGTCACCATCCGCGACGGGCGGCTGGATCCTTGAGCGCCGTCGCCCCCACCCGGCTGTCCGTGCGCGACGCGCTGGCCGAGGCCGTCGCCGGGATGCTGCGCCGCCCCGGGCGGGCCGTGCTCACCGCCCTCGGCACCGTCCTCGGCGTGGGCAGCTTCGTGGCCGTCCTCGGCCTCACCGCCACCATCTCCTCTCAGATCGACGCCCGGTTCAACGTCCTGACCGCCACCGAGGTCAGCATCGAGGACGTCGCCGCCCGGCAGAACGAGTTCGCCGGGACCGGCTTCCCCGCCGACGCCGAGCAGCGGCTGCGCGCCGTCGCGGGCATCGAGCACGCCGGGGTGATGTGGACGGTGCGGCTCGACCCGCGCACCGCCGTCGGCCCCCTGCCGTCCGGCGCCGGCGACCCGGCCACCGGCGCGGCCGTCGTCGCCGCCTCCCCCGGCGCCGTCGCCGCCCTCGTACCGACCCTCCAGGAGGGCCGGATCTACGACGACTTCGCCGAGCGCGGCCACGAGCGCGTCGTCGTCATCGGCAGCGGCCTCGCCGCCCGCCTGGGCATCACCACCCTGGCCACCCGGCCCGCCCTCTACATCGGGCAGGAGCCGTTCACCGTGGCGGGCATCGTCGCGGACCTCCGGCGCCGGCCCGAACACCTGATGTCGGTGCTCGTCCCGCGCACCACCGCCGAGCAGCTCTGGGGGCCGCCCTCGCCCGGCGGCGCGACCATGCTGATCTCCACCGAGCTCGGCGCCGCCCGCCAGGTCGCCGACCTCGCCCCGCTCGCGCTGCGGCCCGACCACCCCGAGTACCTCAAGGCCGTCCCACCGCCCGACCCGCGGATGCTGCGCTCCGGTGTCACCGCCGACCTGAGCGCGCTCTTCCTGCTGCTCGCCGGGATCTGCCTGGTCATCGGCGCGGTCGGGATCGCCAACACCACCCTGGTCGCCGTACTGGAGCGGACCGGGGAGATCGGGCTGCGCCGGGCGCTCGGCGCCCGGGGCCGGCACATCTCGGCCCAGTTCCTCACCGAGTCCGCGGCCCTGGGGGCTCTCGGCGGCCTGGTCGGGACCTCGCTGGGCGAGCTGACGGTGGTCGCCGTCGCCCTCGCCCGTGACTGGACCCCGGTGATCCATCCGGCCACCGTCGCCGCGGCTCCGCTCGCCGGCCTGGTCACCGGGCTGCTCGCCGGGCTCTATCCCGCCTGGCGGGCGGCCCGTGTGGAACCGGCCGAGGCCCTGCGAAGATAGCGGGAGCGCGCCCGGCCGTCAGGGCCGCCCCGACCCGCCCCTGGAGGTGGCGGTCCCGTGAACCTGAAGCCGTACGCATCCCACGGCGCCGGCGACCCCGGCGCGGTCCCGGCCGCGCTCGGGCTCGGCCTGCTCGCGGTGGGCGGCTGGCTGCTGACCACCGCCCGCCCCTGGCAGAAGCCCGGCCACCCGCTCGTACTGGGCCTCGGCTGGACCGCGTCGGGGGCACTGCTGGTGTGCGGGCTGGTCCTGCTGGCCAGGTGCGTCCGTACCGTCCACGGCCGCCCGGACCCGGGAGCGGCCCTGGACGCGGCCCCGGACACGGCCGTGCCCGCACCCACCGAAGCGGGCACGGGCACGGACGACTGACGCGGCGGCTCAGGCCTTCGGGGCCACCTTCGAGAGGCCGTTGATGATGCGGTCCATCGCGTCGCCGCCCGTCGGGTCGGTCAGGTTGGCGAGCATCTTCAGGGTGAACCGCATCAGCACCGGGTGGGTCAGACCGCGCTGGGCGGCGATCTTCATGACCTTCGGGTTGCCGATCAGCTTCACGAAGGCGCGGCCCAGGGTGTAGTAGCCGCCGTAGGTCTCCTTGAGCACCTTCGGGTAGTTGTGCAGCGCCAGCTCGCGCTGGGCCGGGGTGGCCCTGGCCTGGGCCTGCACGATGACGTCGGCCGCGATCTGGCCCGACTCCATGGCGTACGCGATGCCCTCGCCGTTGAACGGGTTGACGAGCCCGCCCGCGTCGCCGACCAGCAGCAGGCCCTTGGTGTAGTGCGGCTGCCGGTTGAAGGCCATCGGCAGGGCCGCGCCGCGGATCGGCTGCGTCATGTTCTCGGGGGTGTAGCCCCAGTCCTCCGGCATGGAGGCGCACCAGGCCTTGAGGACCTCGCGCCAGTCCAGCTCCTTGAAGGCGGAGGAGGAGTTGAGGATGCCGAGGCCGACGTTGGAGGTGCCGTCGCCCATGCCGAAGATCCAGCCGTAGCCGGGCAGCAGCCGGTCCTGCGCGCCGCGCCGGTCCCACAGCTCCAGCCAGGACTCCAGGTAGTCGTCGTCGTGCCGCGGCGAGGTGAAGTACGTCCGCACGGCCACGCCCATCGGGCGGTCCTCGCGCCGGTGCAGCCCCATCGCCAGGGACAGGCGGGAGGAGTTGCCGTCGGCCGCGACGACCAGCGGGGCGTGGAAGGTGACCGGGGTCTTCTCCTCGCCGAGCTTCGCGTGCACGCCGGTGATGTGGCCGGTGCGCGCGTCGCGCACGGGCTCGCCGACGGTGCAGCGCTCGTACAGCCGGGCGCCGGCCTTCTGCGCCTGGCGGGCCAGGGTCTCGTCGAAGTCGTCACGCTTGCGGACGAGTCCGTAGTCCGGATAGGAGGCGAGTTCCGGCCAGTCCAGCTGGAGCCGCTGCCCGCCGCCGATGATCCGCAGGCCCTTGTTCCGCAGCCAGCCGGCCTCTTCGGAGATGTCGATGCCCATGGCCACCAGCTGCTTGGTGGCGCGCGGGGTCAGGCCGTCGCCGCAGACCTTCTCGCGCGGGAACGCCGTCTTCTCCAGCAGCAGGACGTCCAATCCGGCCTTGGCGAGGTAGTAGGCGGTGGTCGAGCCGGCGGGCCCGGCCCCGACGACGATCACGTCCGCGGAGTGTTCGGAGAGGAGCTCGGTCACTGCGGGATCTCCCGAAGGCTCGATATAGGGTGCCAGGCGGCACCGGACATGTGCAGTCTATGCAGCGAGAGAGATCGCGATCCGAAGGGTGCCTCCGATGACCACCTCGCCGACCCGGCCGCTTCCCGCCGTACAGCTCCGCGTGCCCACCGACGAGGACGCGCGCGCCTGGCACGCGGCCTTCGCCGACCCCGACGTCATGGAGTTCCTGGGGGGTCCCGCGGAGCTGTCCGCGTACGAGGAGATCACCGCGCGCCAGCGCATGCACGACGCCCAGCTGGGTTACTGCCTGTGGACCCTGGTGGACGCGCAGGGTGCGGTGATCGGCTTCACCGGCGCCCAGCCGTGGCCCCGGGAGAAGGAGTGGGGCCCGGTCGGCGAGATCGAGATCGGCTGGCGGCTGGGCCGCTCCGCGTGGGGCCAGGGGTACGCGTACGCCGCCGCGCTCGCCACACTGGAGCGGGTCCGCGCGGCGGGTGTCCCGCACGTCGTGGCGATGATCGACGCCCGGAACGCGCGTTCGGTGGCGGTGGCGGAGCGTCTGGGCATGACCCTGGCGGATGAGTTCACCACGCCGGCCGGCAACCCGGCCCGTCGTTACGTCCTGTCCCTGCGGGACGAGTGAGCGGGCTGCGACCCGGACCCCGCGCGCGGAGCGGCGTGTCCGGGCGCGCGCGTCAGAAGACGGAGAGGCCCGTCAGGGTCGTGAAGCGGTCGAGGGCGGCCACGCCCGCCACCGAGTTGCCCCGGGCGTCCAGGCCCGGGCTCCACACCGCGAGGGTGCACTGCCCCGGGACGACGGCGACGATGCCGCCGCCCACCCCGCTCTTGCCGGGCAGCCCGACGCGGTAGGCGAACTCGCCCGCCGCGTCGTACGTCCCGCAGGTCAGCATCACCGCGTTGATCTGCTTGGCCTCGCTGCGCGTCAGCAGCCGTGTACCGTCCGCGCGGAGCCCGTGCCGGGCCAGGAAGCGCCCGGCACGGGCCAGGTCGGCGCAGCTCATCTCGATGGAGCACTGCCAGAAGTAGTGCTCCAGCAGCGCGGGTACCGGGTTGTCGATGTTCCCGTACGAGGCCATGAAGTGGGCGACGGCCGCGTTGCGGTCGCCGTGCTCCTGCTCGGAGGCCGCGACCTCGGCGTCGAAGCCGATGTCCGGGTTCTGGCTCTCCAGCCGCAGGAACTCCAGCAGCTCGCTGCTGGCGTCACCCGTCAGGGTCTGGAGCCGGTCGGTGACCACGAGGGCGCCCGCATTGATGAACGGATTGCGCGGAATGCCGTTTTCGTATTCCAGTTGGACGAGCGAGTTGAACGGGTTGCCGGAGGGCTCCCGGCCGACCCGCTCCCACAGGCTGTCGCCGCCCTCCGCCAGGGCCAGGGCGAGGGCGAAGACCTTGGTGATGGACTGGGCGGAGAAGGGGACCCGCCAGTCCCCCACCCCGAAGACGTTGCCGTCGAGGTCGGCGATGGCCATCCCGAACTGCCGCCGGTCCACGCAGGCCAGCGCCGGGATGTACTCGGCCGGAGTGCCGCTGCCGATCAGCGGGGCGATGTCGGCGGCGATCCGCTCCAGCAGGGGCCCGTAGTCCGTGGGCGCGACGTCTGGCACGGCGGTCAGTCCTTGATGCCCCGGTGCAGCGCGACGATGCCGCCGCTGAGGTTGCGCCAGGCGACCTTGGACCAGCCGGCCTTCTGCAGCAGGGCCGCCAGCGCGGGCTGGTCGGGCCATTCGCGGATGGACTCGGCGAGGTACACGTACGGGTCGGGGTCGGACACCACCGTGCGGGCCACCGGCGGCAGCGCCCGCATCAGGTACTCCATGTAGACCGTGCGGAACGGCGCCCAGGTGGGCTGCGAGAACTCGCAGATGACGACCTGCCCGCCGGGCTTCGTCACCCGGTACAGCTCGCGCAGGGCGGCGTCGGTGTCCTGGACGTTGCGCAGCCCGAAGGAGATGGTCACGGTGTCGAAGACGTCGTCCTTGAACGGCAGCTTCGTCGCGTCACCGGCGGTCAGCGGCAGCCAGGAGTGCCTCTTCTTGCCCTCCATGAGCATGCCCAGGGAGAAGTCGCAGGGGACGACGTACGCCCCGGTGGCGGCGAAGGGCAGCGAGGAGGTGGCGGTTCCGGCGGCCAGGTCCAGGACCACGTGCCCGGGGCGCGCGCCGACCGCCTTGGCGACCTCCTTGCGCCACAGCCGGGCCTGACCCAGCGAGATGACGTCGTTGGTGAGGTCGTATTTCGCCGCGATGCCGTCGAACATGGAGGCGACTTCGTGCGGCTGCTTGTCCAGGGAAGCCCTTGTCACTGGCGTTCGCCCCTCGGTGTGCGATGCGGATCGGCGGGTACGCACCCATCCTCTCAGGCCGCGCCCCCCGCGAGCCGCGGGGGCTCCGACACCCCCGCCCGCCATACCCATCGGACAGGTGTCGGAAACTGTTCCGAAGGACAGTTACGCCACGCCCCGGCGGACACGTTGACTGACACGGTGCGGCCCGGTGAGGGTCACCCACTGGATCGGTGACCGAATCGTGGCCGGTCCGGCAGTGGCCGCCGCGAACAGGAAGCTTCACGATGCCGGCAGGCCATTCCAGCGGTCGCTCCCGCCGCAGCAGCCCGCGCGCCCAGCGCCGGGCCGAGCGGCGCAAGCGGCTGCGGCGCACGATCCTCCTCGGCTCGGCGGCCCTCGCCGTGGTCTCGGCGACCGCGTACACACTGCTGCCCCAGGACGACGACGCGAAGGCCGCCGCGGGCCGGGCCACGGCCAAGCCCGACCCGACGGCCGGGGAATCCGGCGACGGCTCCGCGAACCCGGTCCCGCAGGGCGGCCAGGAGTCCCCCTCCCCGCAGCCGTCCACCCCGCCCCCGGCGTCTCCCCCGGCCTCGCCCACGCCGTCGGCCGGCTCCGCGACACCCACCCAGCCGGGCGCCTTCAAGGCCTCCGCCACCGCCGGCAAGGCGCAGGGCAAGGGGCCCGCGCGGCGCTGGCGGATCGAGGTCGAGGAGGGCAGCGGGGTCGACCCGGAGTCGGCCGCCCGCTCGGTCGAGGCGATCCTCGGGGACCGGCGCGGCTGGACCCAGGACCCGAAGTACGGCTTCCAGCTCGTCGGGGCGGGCCAGCCGGTCGATTTCACCATCAAGATCGCCACGCCCAAGACCACCGACCGCCTGTGCGAGGTGGTCACGCCCGAGCTCATCGGCGAGACCAACTGCAGCACGGGGCACACCGTCGTGGTCAACCTCAAGCGCTGGCAGGAGGGTTCGCCGCAGTTCAACGGCACACCCGAGGAGTACCGGGCCCTGATCATCAACCACGAGGTCGGGCACGAGCTCGGCCGCGGGCACGAGGGCTGTCCGGGCGCCGGCCAGCTCGCTCCGGCGATGATGCAGCAGATCAAGGGACTGCAGGGCTGCAAGTCCAACGCCTGGCCGTACGACTCCGATGGAACCTACCTGTCCGGTCCACACGTCCTATAGGTGGGGAGAGCCGGCCACAGGACGGACCGGCCGGGGGGCAAGGAGAAAACGTGCGCGTCGTCAGCTTCAGCGTCCCGGCGTGGTTCCCCTCGTACGAGGAGCCGGGCGCGCAGGAGCAGGCGCCGTGCGAGGACGTGCCCGCCGGCTCCGCGCCCGACGGGGACCGGCCCGCCGACACCCAGCTGACCGAGCAGGAATCGGCGGTGTTCCTGTGCCTGGCCACCGGCGCCTCCAACCGGGAACTCGCCGCCGAGCTCCAACTCTCCGTCAGCACCGTCAAGTTCCACGTGGTCAACATACGGGCCAAACTGGGCGGCATCAGCCGCCTGCAGGCCTGCCTGCTGGCCGCCCTCGCCCGGGAGGACACCCGGCGCGCCGAGGACACCGCCCGCGGCGGGGAGAACGGGCTCAGCGGCGGCGGTGCAGCAGCCGCCCGCCGATGACCGTGGCCACGCACGTGGTCGCACCCTGCTCCAGCAACTCGGCCTCGTCCGCCACCGCGAAGACCGCGAAGCGCGCCGGAACCCCCGCCTCCAGGATCCCGAGGAAGGCCTCCGCAGCAGCGCCCCGCCCGGCGAGGGGATCCAGCGCGGGCAGCCCTTCGTAGGCGGCGGGCGGCAGGATCGTGAGCCCGGACCGGGACACCGCCGTGCGCACCGCCGGGATCGTGAAGCGGCCGCAGACCGCCACCACCCCACGGGCCAGCAGCCGCTGCGTACCGCGCCGGGCGCTGTGGCCCCACCGCGGCTCGGTCATCTTCAGCGCCTCCAGCGCGGCCGCCCCCCGGATCGGGTCGGCGCCGAGCTCGGTGACCTCGTACGGGTCGTCCGGGTAGTACGTGCGCTCCAGCAGCTCGTCCGCCCCGCGCACCACCAGCCCCGGGGTGATCGCCCCGGGCCAGCGGCGGGTCCGGGCGTGCGGGTGGGCCGCGGCGACCTCCTCGTACGGCCCCACGCGGGCGATCCGGTCGCCGTCGACGAGGACCGCGCCGCCGGACAGCGGCGCGGATCCCGGCCCGGGGACCAGGAGTTCGGCGGTGTGCAGCGTCAGCATCGGTCGGCGGGCGTCGTCAGTTCGTGGAGATGAGCTTCAGCTCGGGGTGCGCCGTTCCGCCTTCGATGGCGGTGGAGGAGATGTGCGAGACCACGCGCTCGTCGACCGGGTCGTTCGCCGGGTCGTCGTGCACGAGCAGGTGCTCGTAGGTCGTCGCGCGCTGCGCCGGGGTGCGGCCCGCCTTGCGGATCAGGTCGATGATCTCCTGGCGGTTGGAACGGTGCTTGGCACCGGCCGAGGAGACGACATTCTCCTCCAGCATGATCGACCCGAGGTCGTCGGCGCCGTAGTGCAGCGAGAGCTGGCCCGCCTCCTTGCCGACGGTCAGCCAGGAGCCCTGGATGTGGGCGATGTTGTCGAGGAACAGCCGCGCGATCGCGATCATGCGCAGGTACTCGAAGATCGTCGCCTGGGTCCGGCCCTTGAGGCGGTTGTTCTCGGGCTGGTAGGTGTACGGGATGAAGGCGCGGAAGCCGCCCGTACGGTCCTGCGTGTCCCGGATCATCGCGATGTGCTCGATGCGCTCGGCGTTGGTCTCGCCGGTGCCCATCAGCATGGTGGAGGTGGACTCCACGCCCAGCTTGTGGGCGATCTCCATGATCTCCAGCCAGCGCTCGCCGGACTCCTTGAGCGGCGCGATCGCCGTGCGCGGCCGCTCCGGCAGGAGCTCGGCACCGGCGCCCGCGAAGGAGTCGAGGCCGGCCGCGTGGATGCGCTGGATGGCCTCCTCCGCCGAGACGCCCGAGATGCGGGCCATGTGCTCGACCTCGGACGCGCCGAGGGAGTGGATGACCAGCTGCGGGAAGTCCTTCTTGATGGCGGAGAAGTGGTGCTCGTAGTACTCGACGCCGTAGTCCGGGTGGTGCCCGCCCTGGAACATGATCTGGGTGCCGCCGAGCTCGACGGTCTCCGCGCAGCGGCGCAGGATGTCGTCGAGGTCGCGGGACCAGCCCTTCTTCGCGTCCTTGGGGGCCGCGTAGAAGGCGCAGAACTTGCACGCCGTGACGCACACGTTGGTGTAGTTGATGTTCCGCTCGATGATGTACGTCGCGATGTGCTCGGTACCGGCGTAACGGCGGCGGCGCACGGCATCGGCCGCCTGGCCCAGCGCGTGCAGCGGCGCGTGGCGGTAGAGGTCGAGCGCCTCTTCCTTGGTGATCCGGCCCCCCGCGGCGGCGCGGTCGAGGACAGACTGGAGAACGGCCTGGTCGGTCACCGGTGAGTCACCTTTCGGCGGTGTGTCTGTGTCAAGGTCCGGACCGATCCAGCCTACGCCAGGGTGCGGCGACGCCGTTCAGGGGCTGCGCCTGAGATCGCCTTCGGGGTTTCCGGCCGGGGTGTCGCCCGACTTGTAGTGGAGTGTCCCGTCCGCATTGAGCGTGAAGCGCTCGTCGGCGGAGCCGTTGGAGCAGATGCCGGGCGCCGGGTTGGAATTGCCCGCGGTGTCCAGGACCAGCGAGCGGTCGGTGGCCGAGGAGAGCTTCCAGTCGCCGCTGCAGTCGGTGCCCAGGCCGGCCAGGACCGACTTGTCCCGGGCGACGACCTCGCCGACCTTGCCGCCCTTGATGGTGATCTCGAACTCCGAAGGGAGGCCGAGGCGTGCGGTGGTGACGGTGCCCTTCCAGGTGCCGACGAGCTCCTTGGGGACGTCCTGGCGGGTCCCCTTGGGCGCGGCGGCGCTCCCGCCCGGCGTCGGGGTGCCGTCGGGGGTCGCACCCGGGGCGACGCTCGACGCGGCCGGAGCCGGGCCGGAGGGCCGGGTGTCGCCGGCCAGGTCCCGCTGCCCGCCGCCCTGGCCCGGCAGTACGTCCAGCCAGTACAGCCCACCGGACAGCACCGCCAGCACGGCAGCCGCGGCCAGGACCACGGTGCAGCTGAACCGGCGCCCGGCCGCCCTGACGGTCACCTGCCGCCCCGGATCCTCCGCGCCGGCCCCCTGCCCGGGCAGCCCCCCGCCGCCGGTGCCCGGGGCGGGGGTCGCGTACGGACCGGAGCCACCGGGTGAGTCCGTGGTCGCGGTCGGCGAGCCGGTGCCCGGCCCTCCGTACGCGGGGCCGGGGGGCGGCCCGAAGCTCCCCGCCCCGGCCGGGCCTCCGTACGAGGCGGCCGTGAACGGCACCGGCCCCGACGGGCCGTCCGCGTACGGCGAGTACGGCGCCCCGAAGCCCCGGCCCGCCGATGCGTCGGCCCCGCCCCCGGAGGTGTCCGCGTCCAGGTCCAGCAGGGCCACGGCGGCCCGGCTGGCCTCCTCGACCAGCGGCCCGGGCAGCCAGCCGGGGGCGCCCAGCGCCCCGCCGAGGGCCGCCGCGACAGCCTCGGGGGCCGGCCGCTCCGCGGCCGTCTTGGCCAGGCAGGCCGCGATCAGGTCGCGCAGTTCCCCGGCCGGGAGCGCGCCCAGCTCGGGCGGCTCGTGGACCACCTTGTAGAGGAGGGTGGCCGAGTTGTCCCCGGTGAACGGCGGCCGCCCGGTCGCCGCGAAGGCCATGACCGCGCCGAGCGAGAACACGTCGGCCGCCCCGGTGATCCCCTTGCCGAGGATCTGCTCGGGCGACATGTAACCGGGCGAGCCGACGGAGACCCCGGTGGAGGTCAGCGAGGCGGTGCCGTCCGTGGCCCGCGCGATCCCGAAGTCGATCAGCCGCGGCCCGTCGAGGGTGAGCATCACGTTCGACGGCTTCACGTCCCGGTGCACGAGGCCCAGGCCGTGCACGGCCACCAGGGCGCGGGCCAGCCCCGCGCCGATGGCCCGTACCGAGGCCTCGGGGAGCGGGCCGTGCCCGGCCAGCGCGCGGTCCAGGGAGGGCCCGGCCACGTACCCGGTGGCCACCCACGGCACCGGGGCCTCGGGGTCCGCGTCCAGCACCGGCGCGGTCCACTCGCCGCCCACCCGGCGGGCCGCCTCCACCTCGCGGCGGAACCGGGCCCGGAACTCCTCGTCGGAGGCGAAGTGCGGGTGCACGATCTTGACGGCGACGGTCCGGCCGCCCGCGCTGCGCCCCAGGTAGACCCGGCCCATGCCACCCGCGCCGAGCCGGCCGAGCAGCCGGTAGGCGCCGATGGTCCGCGGCTCGCCGGCTTCGAGCGGCTGCATCGCGTCCCCCAATTCCCCGTGATCCCGGGCGCCTTGTGCCGCCCGGCCGACCAGCAGCCTAGGGGGTGTCCGGGCGGGGCGGGGGAAGGGGCGCAGTCACCCTTTTGTATTTCCGCCCCAGGGCGGGAAATGCAAAAAGGGCGGGAATTCCCGGTAAACCTCACATGCGCCCGTCCGCCCTTCGGACTACCGCCGGGCAAACCCGGTCAGCACTCCTGGACCACCGTGCTCAGCAGCTCCACGGAGACATCCGCGGGATACCCGGTCGTCGATCCCGTACGGCGTGCGAATTCACGTACGCCGGCCAGCTGCTCGGGACCGAAGCGGAAGTCGAGTGTCGTGAAGTACCGCTCCAGCAGCTCCGCGTCGAAGGCCTCCCAGCGGGCCGCCTGCTCGGCGACCTTGGTGACCTCTTCCAGGGAGACGTCCCGGGAGGAGAGGAAGGCCTCGTGGACCTCCCGCACGACGGCGGGCTCCCGGGCGAGGTAGTCCTTGCGGGCGGCCCAGACGGCGAAGACGAACGGCAGTCCGGTCCACTCCTTCCACATGTGCCCGAGGTCGTGCACGGTCAGCCCGAGCCGGGGCGCGTCGTGCAGGGAGGCCCGCAGCGCGGCGTCCCCGATCAGTACGGCCGCGTCCGCCTCCTGCATCATCACGCTCAGGTCGGGCGGGCAGGTGTAGTAGTCGGGCCGTACGCCGTACTGCTCGGAAAGCAGCAGCTGGGCGAGGCGTACGGACGTACGGGAGGTGGAGCCGAGTGCGACGCGGGCTCCGTCGAGCTGCTCCAGGGGGACCTGCGAGACGATCACGCAGGACATCACCGGACCGTCGCAGCCGACGGCGATGTCGGGGAAGGCGACGAGCTGGTCGGCGTTTCGGAGGAACTCCACGAGGGTGATCGGGGCGATGTCCAGGTCCCCCTGGACGAGGCGCTCACTGAGCTTCTCGGGGGAGTCCTTGGTCAGCTCCAGGTCCAGCAGAGTGCCGGTTCTGGCCAGCCCCCAGTAGAGGGGCAGGCAGTTCAGGAACTGAATGTGGCCGACGCGGGGCCGGCTGCGATAGACGTCCACATCGCGAGACTAGCCCCCGGGTCTGCGTCAGCCTTGCGGCGGGTCTCAAACGTCCGGGTGACGTGATCTTTCCCTCTGGTCTCGGCCGCAGGGTGCGTGCTAGGCTCGACGCAAGTTGCAGTTTGGTTTCCCTTGCAGTACGAGGCCTGCGGAGAATGTGACCCGCAGGCTTTTGTAGTTTTCAGACTTCTTAGCAGGTTCTGGAGCAGGGCGACCCTTTGGCCCATAGGAGGGCTCATGGCTACCGGAACCGTGAAGTGGTTCAACGCTGAAAAGGGCTTCGGCTTCATCGCCCAGGACGGCGGCGGCCCGGATGTCTTCGTCCACTACTCCGCGATCAACGCCTCTGGCTTCCGCTCCCTCGAGGAGAACCAGACGGTGAACTTCGACGTCACGCAGGGTCCGAAGGGCCCGCAGGCGGAGAACGTCACCCCGGCCTAGTCGCCTGGGCCAACCTAAATCGCGGGTTGGAAAAGCAGTACCCAAGGAGCCCTGTCCCCTCTGCGCGAGCAGACCCGGCAGGGCTCCTGCCTTTCCCCCCTCCCCCTGGGCGGGGCGGGGGGAGCGACGCAGTGGCCCCCGGCACCGTGGAAACGGTGCCGGGGGCCACT
Proteins encoded in this window:
- a CDS encoding ABC transporter ATP-binding protein, which translates into the protein MIELRGAGLTYPGPPPVAALHPCDLTVRRGEFITVVGPSGSGKSTFLNVAGLLDSPTSGRYLLDGIDTAALPDRERTALRGRRIGFVFQSFHLLPHRSALENVTLAMLYTQVPRAQRLVRAREALDQVGLGHRAGAVPGRLSGGERQRVAIARALVGRPSLLLCDEPSGNLDSVNAASVLGLLDELHGAGMTVLVITHDPEVARRGTRTVTIRDGRLDP
- a CDS encoding ABC transporter permease → MSAVAPTRLSVRDALAEAVAGMLRRPGRAVLTALGTVLGVGSFVAVLGLTATISSQIDARFNVLTATEVSIEDVAARQNEFAGTGFPADAEQRLRAVAGIEHAGVMWTVRLDPRTAVGPLPSGAGDPATGAAVVAASPGAVAALVPTLQEGRIYDDFAERGHERVVVIGSGLAARLGITTLATRPALYIGQEPFTVAGIVADLRRRPEHLMSVLVPRTTAEQLWGPPSPGGATMLISTELGAARQVADLAPLALRPDHPEYLKAVPPPDPRMLRSGVTADLSALFLLLAGICLVIGAVGIANTTLVAVLERTGEIGLRRALGARGRHISAQFLTESAALGALGGLVGTSLGELTVVAVALARDWTPVIHPATVAAAPLAGLVTGLLAGLYPAWRAARVEPAEALRR
- a CDS encoding geranylgeranyl reductase family protein, whose product is MTELLSEHSADVIVVGAGPAGSTTAYYLAKAGLDVLLLEKTAFPREKVCGDGLTPRATKQLVAMGIDISEEAGWLRNKGLRIIGGGQRLQLDWPELASYPDYGLVRKRDDFDETLARQAQKAGARLYERCTVGEPVRDARTGHITGVHAKLGEEKTPVTFHAPLVVAADGNSSRLSLAMGLHRREDRPMGVAVRTYFTSPRHDDDYLESWLELWDRRGAQDRLLPGYGWIFGMGDGTSNVGLGILNSSSAFKELDWREVLKAWCASMPEDWGYTPENMTQPIRGAALPMAFNRQPHYTKGLLLVGDAGGLVNPFNGEGIAYAMESGQIAADVIVQAQARATPAQRELALHNYPKVLKETYGGYYTLGRAFVKLIGNPKVMKIAAQRGLTHPVLMRFTLKMLANLTDPTGGDAMDRIINGLSKVAPKA
- a CDS encoding GNAT family N-acetyltransferase, which encodes MTTSPTRPLPAVQLRVPTDEDARAWHAAFADPDVMEFLGGPAELSAYEEITARQRMHDAQLGYCLWTLVDAQGAVIGFTGAQPWPREKEWGPVGEIEIGWRLGRSAWGQGYAYAAALATLERVRAAGVPHVVAMIDARNARSVAVAERLGMTLADEFTTPAGNPARRYVLSLRDE
- a CDS encoding glutaminase; translated protein: MLERIAADIAPLIGSGTPAEYIPALACVDRRQFGMAIADLDGNVFGVGDWRVPFSAQSITKVFALALALAEGGDSLWERVGREPSGNPFNSLVQLEYENGIPRNPFINAGALVVTDRLQTLTGDASSELLEFLRLESQNPDIGFDAEVAASEQEHGDRNAAVAHFMASYGNIDNPVPALLEHYFWQCSIEMSCADLARAGRFLARHGLRADGTRLLTRSEAKQINAVMLTCGTYDAAGEFAYRVGLPGKSGVGGGIVAVVPGQCTLAVWSPGLDARGNSVAGVAALDRFTTLTGLSVF
- a CDS encoding demethylmenaquinone methyltransferase, with the translated sequence MTRASLDKQPHEVASMFDGIAAKYDLTNDVISLGQARLWRKEVAKAVGARPGHVVLDLAAGTATSSLPFAATGAYVVPCDFSLGMLMEGKKRHSWLPLTAGDATKLPFKDDVFDTVTISFGLRNVQDTDAALRELYRVTKPGGQVVICEFSQPTWAPFRTVYMEYLMRALPPVARTVVSDPDPYVYLAESIREWPDQPALAALLQKAGWSKVAWRNLSGGIVALHRGIKD
- a CDS encoding DUF3152 domain-containing protein; translation: MPAGHSSGRSRRSSPRAQRRAERRKRLRRTILLGSAALAVVSATAYTLLPQDDDAKAAAGRATAKPDPTAGESGDGSANPVPQGGQESPSPQPSTPPPASPPASPTPSAGSATPTQPGAFKASATAGKAQGKGPARRWRIEVEEGSGVDPESAARSVEAILGDRRGWTQDPKYGFQLVGAGQPVDFTIKIATPKTTDRLCEVVTPELIGETNCSTGHTVVVNLKRWQEGSPQFNGTPEEYRALIINHEVGHELGRGHEGCPGAGQLAPAMMQQIKGLQGCKSNAWPYDSDGTYLSGPHVL
- a CDS encoding response regulator transcription factor, coding for MRVVSFSVPAWFPSYEEPGAQEQAPCEDVPAGSAPDGDRPADTQLTEQESAVFLCLATGASNRELAAELQLSVSTVKFHVVNIRAKLGGISRLQACLLAALAREDTRRAEDTARGGENGLSGGGAAAARR
- a CDS encoding imidazolonepropionase-like domain-containing protein, with protein sequence MLTLHTAELLVPGPGSAPLSGGAVLVDGDRIARVGPYEEVAAAHPHARTRRWPGAITPGLVVRGADELLERTYYPDDPYEVTELGADPIRGAAALEALKMTEPRWGHSARRGTQRLLARGVVAVCGRFTIPAVRTAVSRSGLTILPPAAYEGLPALDPLAGRGAAAEAFLGILEAGVPARFAVFAVADEAELLEQGATTCVATVIGGRLLHRRR